The Prevotella melaninogenica ATCC 25845 genome includes a window with the following:
- the lpdA gene encoding dihydrolipoyl dehydrogenase: MKKTNLLIIGSGPGGYRTASYAAQNGLEVTIIEKAQPGGTCLNAGCIPTKCLAHDAELRLTTSSLYETTPPLDFAKVMERKEGVINQLREGVSTLLSQPGIDFIIGEARFVSDHVVEVNGEQIEAEHIIIATGSRSKMPPFMSEEDFLSQSETAQNIVTSTELLSIAKVPQRLTIIGAGVIGMEFASAFSAFGSEVTVIEFMKECLPPIDSDIAKRLRKTLEKRGVTFYMQSAVKQILSPAESGQEYTTVIFDKKGKEDRIDTDLVLIATGRQANFDNIGIESTGIEVNAKGIVVNDNMETNVKGVYAIGDVNARQMLAHAATFQGFRAVNHILGKDDNIRLDIMPSAIFTYPEAACVGKTEDQCKAEEIKYSTRKGFYRANGKALSMEETEGMIKVLIAEDGSILGAHCYGAHSADLIQEVAALMNYDAKLDKIRDIIHIHPTLSEILQDALL; this comes from the coding sequence ATGAAAAAGACAAATCTATTAATAATCGGTTCGGGACCTGGTGGTTACCGAACCGCTTCCTATGCTGCTCAGAATGGTTTGGAAGTGACAATCATTGAGAAAGCACAGCCTGGTGGAACCTGTCTGAATGCTGGTTGTATTCCTACGAAATGCCTTGCACATGATGCTGAGCTACGCCTTACGACTTCTTCTCTTTACGAAACGACTCCCCCACTCGATTTTGCGAAGGTAATGGAGAGGAAAGAAGGAGTTATCAATCAACTTAGAGAGGGCGTAAGCACTTTACTTAGTCAGCCTGGTATAGACTTTATTATAGGTGAGGCTCGTTTTGTTTCTGACCATGTTGTTGAAGTAAATGGCGAACAAATAGAGGCTGAGCATATCATCATTGCGACTGGTTCACGTTCAAAGATGCCACCTTTCATGAGTGAAGAAGACTTCTTGAGCCAGTCTGAAACAGCACAAAACATTGTCACATCCACGGAATTACTTTCTATTGCGAAGGTTCCTCAACGCCTCACAATCATTGGGGCAGGAGTTATCGGAATGGAATTTGCCTCAGCTTTCTCAGCTTTCGGTAGTGAAGTAACAGTTATCGAGTTTATGAAGGAATGCCTCCCTCCTATTGACAGCGATATAGCTAAACGCTTAAGGAAGACATTAGAGAAAAGAGGTGTGACCTTCTACATGCAGAGTGCCGTAAAACAAATCCTATCACCTGCTGAGAGTGGACAAGAGTATACAACCGTTATATTCGATAAAAAGGGTAAAGAAGATAGAATTGATACCGACCTTGTATTGATTGCTACTGGTCGTCAAGCCAACTTCGACAATATCGGTATTGAATCGACTGGTATAGAAGTAAACGCAAAGGGTATTGTCGTCAATGACAATATGGAAACAAATGTGAAGGGTGTATATGCTATCGGTGACGTCAATGCACGCCAAATGTTAGCGCATGCAGCAACCTTCCAAGGCTTCCGTGCTGTCAATCATATTCTTGGAAAGGACGATAACATCCGCCTTGATATCATGCCATCTGCGATTTTTACATATCCAGAAGCAGCCTGCGTAGGTAAGACTGAAGACCAGTGTAAAGCTGAGGAAATCAAGTACTCTACTCGAAAAGGTTTCTATCGTGCCAATGGTAAGGCTTTAAGCATGGAAGAAACTGAAGGTATGATAAAGGTGCTTATAGCTGAAGATGGCTCTATATTAGGTGCACACTGCTATGGTGCTCACTCTGCCGACCTTATTCAAGAAGTTGCAGCTTTAATGAATTATGATGCTAAACTGGATAAGATACGAGACATCATTCATATCCATCCAACGTTAAGTGAAATTCTACAAGATGCTCTTCTCTAA
- the gcvH gene encoding glycine cleavage system protein GcvH, with protein MAKVIEGLYYSESHEFVKVVGSIGYIGITDYAQHALGNIVYVDMPDVDDDIEVDEDFGAIESVKAASDLKSPVSGKVIEVNEALEDEPDLLNKDAYENWIIKVELTDTAELKNLMDAKAYEEFCAE; from the coding sequence ATGGCAAAAGTAATTGAAGGACTCTATTATTCAGAGTCACATGAATTCGTGAAAGTAGTTGGCAGTATTGGCTATATTGGTATTACCGATTATGCACAGCACGCTTTAGGTAACATCGTATATGTTGATATGCCAGATGTAGACGATGACATTGAAGTAGATGAAGATTTCGGTGCAATAGAGAGTGTTAAGGCTGCTTCAGACCTCAAATCTCCAGTATCTGGTAAGGTGATCGAAGTTAATGAGGCTTTGGAAGATGAACCAGACTTGCTCAATAAAGATGCATACGAAAACTGGATTATAAAAGTTGAACTTACAGATACTGCAGAGCTGAAGAATCTTATGGATGCTAAAGCTTACGAAGAATTCTGTGCAGAATAA
- a CDS encoding shikimate dehydrogenase family protein → MDKYGLIGYPLGHSFSIGYFNEKFENEHINAQYINFEIPSIEDFKEVIDANPQLRGLNVTIPYKEQVIPYLDSLSPEAKAIGAVNVIRVTHKGNKTILKGFNSDVIGFTRSIEPLLERHHKKALILGTGGASKAINYGLKSLGLETKFVSRTKRAEVLTYEEITPEIIREYNVIVNCTPLGMYPNTEVCPSLPYEAMDSHTLLYDLLYNPDETLFMTKGREHGAIVKNGLEMLLLQAFASWEFWEGEEQK, encoded by the coding sequence ATGGACAAGTACGGACTAATTGGCTACCCATTAGGGCATTCTTTCTCTATTGGCTATTTCAATGAGAAATTCGAGAACGAACACATCAATGCCCAATATATCAACTTTGAAATTCCATCTATAGAGGATTTCAAAGAGGTAATTGATGCTAATCCTCAATTACGTGGACTGAATGTGACCATTCCTTATAAGGAGCAGGTAATTCCTTATCTTGATAGTCTTAGTCCAGAAGCTAAAGCTATTGGTGCTGTAAATGTTATTCGTGTCACCCACAAAGGCAATAAAACTATACTTAAAGGCTTTAATAGCGATGTGATTGGCTTCACACGTAGTATTGAACCTTTACTTGAACGCCACCATAAGAAGGCACTTATCCTCGGAACTGGGGGTGCATCAAAGGCTATCAACTATGGGCTAAAGTCGCTCGGACTGGAAACGAAGTTCGTATCACGTACAAAACGAGCTGAAGTTTTAACCTACGAAGAAATAACTCCTGAGATTATTCGTGAGTATAATGTGATTGTTAATTGTACTCCACTCGGCATGTATCCCAATACGGAAGTATGCCCATCGCTTCCATACGAGGCTATGGACAGCCACACACTACTCTACGACCTACTATATAATCCTGATGAAACCTTATTTATGACAAAAGGGCGTGAGCATGGAGCTATTGTAAAGAATGGTCTTGAAATGCTTCTTCTACAGGCTTTCGCAAGCTGGGAGTTTTGGGAAGGAGAAGAACAGAAATAA
- the gcvPB gene encoding aminomethyl-transferring glycine dehydrogenase subunit GcvPB, with amino-acid sequence MNNKLYGNLIFELSHPGRRAYSLPENRFGHHPLPDFCKREKDAELPECDELTVVRHYTNHSENNFGVDNGFYPLGSCTMKYNPVINEEIASMPCFTALHPHQPIETVQGALEVEYNIQRALASITGMAEVTLNPYAGAHGELTGLMLIASYHQQRGDTKRTKVIVPDSAHGTNPASAAVCGLEIVEVKSTAEGLVDVNDLKPLLGDDIAGMMMTNPNTLGLFEKDIPEIAKLIHDCGGLLYYDGANLNPLLGAARPGDMGFDVIHLNLHKTFSTPHGGGGPGAGPVGVGEKLIPFLPKPHVKKTKDGFVIDNPDTTGEFSSDNIRISGYLGNFLVILRAYTYILTLGKKHLKEVGPFATLNANYIKECLKDDYELPIDTLCKHEFVFDGLKDKSTGVTTMDVAKRLLDYGYHAPTIYFPLLFHEAMMIEPTETESKDTIDGFIEVMHTIAKEALENPELVKGAPYNTPIGRVDDVLAAKHPILTYRQLVNDVEENA; translated from the coding sequence ATGAATAATAAACTATATGGCAATTTGATATTTGAGTTGTCACATCCAGGAAGACGTGCTTACAGCCTCCCTGAGAATCGTTTTGGCCATCATCCTTTACCCGACTTCTGCAAACGAGAGAAAGATGCAGAGCTACCAGAATGTGATGAGTTGACGGTTGTACGTCATTATACTAATCATAGTGAAAATAACTTTGGCGTTGATAACGGTTTCTATCCTCTGGGTTCTTGTACGATGAAGTACAATCCGGTCATCAACGAAGAGATAGCTTCAATGCCATGCTTTACAGCCCTTCACCCTCACCAACCTATTGAAACAGTCCAAGGTGCATTGGAGGTTGAATACAATATTCAACGTGCTCTTGCTTCTATTACGGGTATGGCAGAAGTCACGCTTAACCCATACGCTGGTGCACATGGCGAGTTAACAGGTTTGATGCTCATAGCATCTTACCATCAACAGCGTGGTGACACAAAGCGAACAAAGGTTATCGTACCTGACTCTGCTCATGGTACTAACCCTGCCTCTGCTGCTGTTTGCGGTTTAGAGATTGTAGAAGTAAAGAGTACAGCTGAGGGACTTGTTGATGTCAACGACTTAAAACCGCTCTTGGGTGATGACATTGCAGGTATGATGATGACCAATCCTAACACCTTAGGTCTCTTTGAGAAAGATATTCCAGAGATTGCTAAGCTCATACATGACTGTGGCGGTCTGCTGTACTATGATGGTGCCAACCTCAATCCACTATTAGGTGCAGCACGTCCTGGAGACATGGGATTCGATGTTATTCACCTCAATCTACACAAGACATTCTCTACACCACATGGTGGAGGCGGTCCTGGTGCTGGTCCTGTCGGTGTCGGTGAGAAACTAATTCCATTCCTACCAAAGCCACATGTAAAGAAGACGAAGGATGGTTTTGTTATTGACAATCCAGATACGACAGGAGAATTCTCATCTGATAATATTCGTATTAGTGGCTACCTCGGCAATTTCCTCGTTATTCTACGTGCCTACACTTATATTCTCACACTTGGCAAGAAGCATCTCAAGGAGGTTGGACCATTTGCAACTCTAAATGCGAACTATATCAAGGAATGTCTAAAGGATGATTACGAGCTTCCTATTGACACACTTTGTAAACACGAGTTTGTATTCGATGGCTTGAAAGATAAGAGTACCGGTGTAACAACAATGGATGTTGCCAAACGCCTACTCGATTATGGCTATCATGCTCCAACAATATATTTCCCACTTCTGTTCCATGAGGCTATGATGATTGAACCAACAGAAACAGAAAGTAAGGACACTATTGATGGATTTATAGAGGTGATGCATACCATTGCTAAAGAGGCTCTTGAGAACCCAGAGCTTGTTAAGGGAGCACCATACAACACACCTATTGGACGTGTAGATGATGTTCTTGCAGCTAAGCATCCAATCCTTACTTATCGTCAGCTTGTCAACGACGTAGAGGAGAATGCATAG
- a CDS encoding riboflavin synthase, with protein sequence MFSGIVEEMAILRGIEHEQENIHFTFQCSFTKELKIDQSIAHNGVCLTVVRFQDDTYTVTAMKETLERSNLGLLKVGDRVNIERSMIMNGRLDGHIVQGHVDQTAKCVNMEDADGSTYFTFEYPCNREMAQRGYFTVDKGSVTVNGVSLTVCEPTDNSFKVAIIPYTRENTNFADIHIGTIVNLEFDILGKYIARLNSFTK encoded by the coding sequence ATGTTCTCAGGAATTGTAGAAGAGATGGCAATCCTTAGAGGGATTGAACATGAACAGGAGAATATCCATTTCACTTTTCAATGTTCATTTACAAAGGAATTGAAGATTGACCAAAGTATTGCACACAATGGAGTGTGCCTTACAGTCGTTCGCTTCCAAGACGATACCTATACGGTGACAGCCATGAAGGAAACCCTTGAACGCTCGAACTTAGGCTTACTCAAAGTGGGAGATCGTGTGAATATAGAACGTTCAATGATTATGAACGGTAGATTAGATGGACACATCGTACAAGGTCACGTTGATCAAACAGCTAAGTGTGTTAATATGGAAGATGCAGATGGTAGTACCTATTTCACCTTCGAATATCCGTGCAACCGAGAGATGGCACAACGTGGCTATTTCACTGTTGATAAAGGGTCAGTTACGGTCAATGGTGTCTCACTGACTGTTTGCGAACCAACAGATAACAGCTTTAAGGTAGCCATCATTCCTTACACACGAGAGAATACCAATTTTGCTGACATTCATATTGGCACTATTGTAAACCTCGAGTTTGACATTCTTGGCAAATATATAGCACGCTTAAATAGCTTTACAAAATAG
- a CDS encoding FMN-binding protein, whose protein sequence is MKKLQQLFLLLACILVLAVAAIQRDGKLLGNRVFSNDNKETKTKIDTLRTLDDGRVVINTTYLAKDIKGFGGAVPLEIYLKKGKVQQVKALHNSETPEFFQEASELLNRWNGKTTEQALAMKVDGVTGATYSSNAIIGNMKAGLQYAAKNVKETSFFDRLDLRAKTIIGFIVVLMAAIIPLYVKNKRYRVFQLLLNFVVLGLWGGTFISWSVLVGFMSGGMNVWIPLIPIIMLITAFIYPLFGKKNYYCTHVCPLGSVQELAGMTNHNKLKMSKQTVQYLEHFRKLLFWVLMILMLAGVWSQWMDYELFVAFIFKSAAWVIILIAVVFILLSFFVPRPYCRFVCPMGSLLKLPTTKVTKWV, encoded by the coding sequence ATGAAGAAACTTCAACAATTATTTTTGTTATTAGCCTGCATATTGGTTTTGGCAGTTGCGGCTATACAACGTGATGGAAAACTATTGGGTAATCGTGTATTTAGTAATGATAACAAGGAAACAAAAACCAAGATAGATACCCTTCGTACATTAGATGATGGTAGGGTTGTTATCAATACCACTTATTTAGCAAAGGATATAAAGGGCTTTGGAGGCGCAGTCCCTTTAGAGATTTATCTTAAGAAAGGAAAAGTCCAACAGGTAAAGGCATTACATAATTCTGAGACCCCCGAATTCTTCCAAGAAGCCAGTGAATTGTTAAATCGTTGGAATGGTAAAACGACTGAACAGGCGTTGGCTATGAAGGTTGATGGTGTAACTGGAGCCACTTACTCTTCAAATGCTATTATTGGAAATATGAAGGCTGGTTTACAGTATGCGGCTAAGAATGTGAAAGAGACTTCATTCTTTGATAGACTGGACTTACGAGCAAAGACGATAATTGGTTTTATTGTTGTTCTTATGGCAGCTATTATTCCTTTGTATGTTAAGAACAAGCGTTATCGTGTCTTCCAGCTCTTATTGAACTTTGTGGTTTTAGGCTTATGGGGAGGAACATTCATTTCATGGTCTGTTCTTGTTGGTTTTATGTCTGGTGGTATGAATGTATGGATACCATTGATTCCTATCATTATGTTGATAACAGCCTTCATTTATCCCCTTTTTGGTAAGAAGAATTACTATTGTACACATGTTTGTCCGTTAGGCTCTGTACAAGAGTTGGCGGGAATGACAAATCATAATAAGTTGAAGATGAGCAAACAGACTGTACAATATCTTGAACATTTCCGTAAACTATTGTTTTGGGTGTTGATGATCTTGATGCTTGCAGGTGTTTGGTCACAGTGGATGGATTATGAATTGTTTGTAGCTTTTATATTCAAATCAGCAGCTTGGGTAATTATTCTGATAGCTGTTGTGTTTATCTTGCTGTCATTCTTTGTACCACGTCCTTATTGTCGCTTTGTCTGTCCAATGGGAAGTCTATTAAAGTTGCCTACAACTAAGGTTACGAAGTGGGTGTAG
- a CDS encoding sensor histidine kinase, whose protein sequence is MRKQTDIFKSFWNQIIIWLPLFLIPILYAPQGHTSWQNDLSIYIIPLSMMAVAYTNYFVLAPMLLKGRKKEFWVINTLLILFLSIVQHEWLYYISGEQNLMTYPYQIFVENKENKYVYPHIFFIIRNVFNLSICAGVATSILMAQRWSKAEKEKREAETAMTKAELVNLRQQVNPHFLLNTMNNIYALTAFDTEKAQKAIIDLSKMLRHILYDNQQPYVCLKEEVEFLHNYVDLMMIRIPENVEIKRECNIPSNCNIHVAPMIFISLLENAFKHGINPEQKNFIHIKLDANNEQIIFSIQNSNNPKGEAERNGHGIGLKQVERRLELAYPGKYKWEKGFDSNRNTYSSKIIIYDTKLYNH, encoded by the coding sequence ATGAGGAAACAAACAGACATATTTAAGAGCTTTTGGAACCAAATTATCATTTGGCTTCCGCTTTTCCTCATACCCATTTTGTACGCTCCGCAAGGACATACATCATGGCAAAACGACTTGTCGATATATATCATTCCCCTTTCAATGATGGCAGTTGCATATACCAATTATTTTGTACTTGCCCCCATGTTATTAAAGGGACGGAAGAAAGAGTTTTGGGTAATCAATACACTGCTCATCCTTTTCTTATCTATTGTACAGCACGAATGGTTATACTACATCTCAGGTGAGCAAAACCTGATGACTTATCCATACCAAATCTTTGTAGAAAACAAAGAGAACAAGTACGTATACCCACACATCTTTTTTATTATACGTAATGTCTTTAACCTAAGTATCTGTGCTGGTGTTGCAACATCGATACTAATGGCACAGCGTTGGTCAAAGGCTGAAAAGGAAAAGCGTGAGGCAGAAACAGCAATGACAAAAGCCGAGTTGGTAAACTTACGTCAGCAAGTTAACCCACACTTTTTGCTCAACACAATGAATAATATCTACGCGCTGACAGCTTTCGATACAGAAAAGGCGCAGAAGGCAATTATCGACCTTTCAAAGATGTTACGACATATTCTCTATGACAACCAACAGCCTTACGTCTGCCTGAAGGAAGAAGTAGAGTTCTTACACAATTATGTCGACTTGATGATGATACGCATACCAGAGAATGTTGAAATCAAACGCGAGTGTAACATCCCATCTAATTGTAACATCCATGTTGCGCCAATGATATTTATCTCATTGTTAGAGAATGCCTTTAAACATGGTATTAATCCAGAGCAAAAGAACTTTATTCACATAAAGTTAGATGCAAATAATGAGCAAATAATATTCTCCATACAAAACAGTAATAACCCAAAGGGAGAGGCAGAAAGGAACGGCCATGGCATAGGTCTCAAACAAGTAGAGCGCCGTCTTGAGCTTGCTTACCCTGGTAAGTACAAATGGGAGAAGGGATTTGATAGTAATAGAAATACATATTCATCTAAAATTATCATTTATGACACTAAACTGTATAATCATTGA
- a CDS encoding LytR/AlgR family response regulator transcription factor produces MTLNCIIIDDEPLAADLLASYAKKTLFLNLIGVFNSAVEGVKAIRENRVDLIFLDIQMPELSGLEFAKILPKETKIIFTTAFSQYAIDGYKANAIDYLMKPISYDDFLAGANRALDWFQSTRQTENASNDRFIFVKSEYKLVKIMFDDILYIEGLKDYVKIYLANDHKPIMSLMNMKKIEESLPKPEFMRIHRSYIVHMKKIDGIDRFRVVIGDSILPISDSYKTVLQDYLDGHTL; encoded by the coding sequence ATGACACTAAACTGTATAATCATTGACGACGAACCTTTAGCAGCAGACTTGCTTGCGAGTTATGCTAAGAAAACACTCTTTTTGAACTTAATTGGTGTTTTTAATAGTGCTGTAGAAGGCGTAAAAGCCATCCGTGAGAATAGGGTTGACCTCATATTCTTAGATATACAGATGCCTGAACTTAGTGGACTGGAGTTTGCAAAGATTCTACCAAAGGAAACTAAGATTATTTTCACAACTGCATTCAGCCAATATGCTATCGATGGTTACAAGGCAAATGCAATTGATTATCTTATGAAGCCAATTAGCTATGATGACTTCTTAGCTGGTGCAAACAGGGCTTTAGACTGGTTCCAAAGTACCCGTCAGACAGAGAATGCGTCGAACGACCGCTTTATCTTTGTGAAGAGCGAGTACAAACTGGTTAAAATCATGTTTGATGACATCCTCTATATTGAAGGATTGAAGGATTATGTTAAGATTTATCTTGCTAACGACCATAAGCCAATCATGAGTCTAATGAACATGAAGAAGATTGAGGAGTCACTTCCTAAACCTGAATTCATGCGCATTCATCGTTCCTACATCGTGCACATGAAGAAGATTGATGGCATTGATCGTTTCCGCGTTGTAATCGGAGATTCCATCCTTCCAATCTCAGATAGTTATAAGACAGTTCTTCAAGATTATCTTGATGGACATACATTATAA
- the gcvT gene encoding glycine cleavage system aminomethyltransferase GcvT: protein MTNKRTCLYDKHVALGALITPFAGFDMPIQYTGIIDEHNAVREQCGVFDVSHMGEVIVSGPEADKFINHIFTNDVNGLAAGKVLYGMICYPDGGVVDDTCICKLDDHLYLMTINASNIDKDVAWIEQNAEGFDVIIENKSEAYGQLAIQGPKAESMLEDVLGLACKELKFYEVKRLQQDGTEVIVSRTGYTGEDGFEVYGTPEYIVKIWDKLIEAGVKPCGLGCRDTLRFEVGMPLYGNELSDKITPVMAGLSMFVKFDKEEFIGKEALLKQKTEGVSQRLRGIELDDNAIPRHGYKVLKDGVEVGEVTTGYHLISVDKSCAVALVDASVQMGDRLEIQIRKKTFPGTVVKKKFYENHYKK, encoded by the coding sequence ATGACAAACAAAAGAACATGTCTATATGACAAACACGTAGCATTAGGCGCACTTATTACTCCTTTTGCAGGCTTTGACATGCCCATCCAATATACAGGAATTATTGATGAGCATAACGCAGTAAGAGAACAGTGCGGAGTTTTTGATGTGTCTCACATGGGAGAGGTTATAGTATCAGGTCCCGAAGCAGACAAGTTTATTAACCATATCTTTACAAATGACGTAAACGGACTTGCTGCGGGTAAGGTGCTTTACGGTATGATTTGCTACCCTGATGGTGGAGTTGTAGATGACACATGTATTTGTAAACTTGACGACCACTTGTACCTCATGACAATCAATGCTTCCAACATTGATAAGGACGTAGCATGGATTGAACAGAACGCAGAAGGTTTCGATGTTATTATTGAGAACAAGAGCGAAGCTTATGGTCAGTTAGCAATTCAAGGCCCAAAGGCTGAAAGCATGTTAGAAGATGTGCTCGGTCTTGCTTGCAAAGAATTGAAGTTTTATGAGGTAAAGCGCCTTCAGCAAGATGGTACTGAGGTTATCGTTTCTCGTACAGGATACACTGGAGAAGACGGTTTTGAAGTTTATGGCACACCTGAATATATCGTAAAGATATGGGATAAACTGATTGAAGCTGGCGTAAAACCTTGTGGATTAGGCTGCCGAGACACCTTGCGTTTTGAGGTAGGCATGCCACTCTATGGTAATGAACTTTCTGATAAGATAACCCCTGTCATGGCTGGTTTATCAATGTTCGTGAAGTTTGATAAAGAAGAGTTTATCGGAAAGGAAGCCCTTTTGAAACAAAAGACAGAAGGTGTCAGCCAGCGTCTCCGTGGTATTGAGTTAGACGATAATGCTATTCCTCGTCATGGATACAAGGTTCTGAAAGATGGTGTTGAAGTCGGTGAAGTCACCACGGGCTACCACCTCATCTCTGTTGATAAGAGTTGTGCTGTCGCATTGGTAGATGCTTCCGTTCAGATGGGTGATAGACTTGAGATCCAAATCCGCAAGAAGACTTTCCCAGGCACTGTTGTTAAAAAGAAATTTTATGAGAATCACTATAAGAAATAA
- the gcvPA gene encoding aminomethyl-transferring glycine dehydrogenase subunit GcvPA has protein sequence MIHKFLPHTGEDIRQMLDRIGIKKLEDLYAEVPESIRFKGDYDIPETMSELEIRAFFEKLGQKNDKLTCFAGGGVYDHYAPSVIQNLLSRSEFLTSYTPYQAEISQGTLHYIFEFQSMMAELTGMDIANASMYEGTTATAEAMMVAFDNAKKADTVLYSETLCKNIIGVLKTYAHFHGIKLKAIKAVDGETSHEDLKNQLQAGGVAGVIVQQPNRHGIIEDFTGFADTCHEEKALFIINSVAADLALLKTPGEWGADIAIGDIQSLGLPMAFGGPYAGYMCSTEKLMRKLPGRIVGKTCDSRGQRVFALTLQAREQHIRRQKATSNICSNQSLMALYATIYMSMMGKEGIKEAAQMGYDGAHYLCEQLLSTGKVKLVHNKPFFNEFLIQIKERDTFFDKAIKQGILPGIKVDDDKLLIAVTEKRTKEEIDTLVGLL, from the coding sequence ATGATTCATAAGTTTTTACCTCACACAGGTGAGGATATACGACAGATGCTTGACCGTATTGGCATAAAGAAGCTTGAAGACCTATATGCTGAAGTACCTGAGAGCATCCGTTTCAAGGGAGATTATGATATTCCTGAGACGATGAGCGAGTTAGAAATACGCGCTTTCTTTGAGAAACTTGGACAAAAGAATGACAAGCTTACTTGCTTCGCAGGTGGAGGTGTATATGACCACTATGCGCCAAGTGTTATTCAGAATCTTCTCAGTCGTTCGGAGTTTCTTACATCATATACCCCCTATCAAGCTGAAATATCACAAGGAACACTCCATTATATCTTTGAGTTCCAAAGTATGATGGCTGAACTTACTGGCATGGATATCGCCAACGCTTCTATGTATGAAGGCACTACAGCAACTGCTGAAGCTATGATGGTGGCTTTTGATAATGCAAAGAAGGCTGACACTGTATTATATTCTGAGACTTTATGCAAGAATATCATTGGCGTATTAAAGACTTACGCACATTTTCATGGCATTAAGCTCAAGGCAATCAAGGCGGTTGATGGAGAGACTTCACACGAAGACTTAAAAAACCAATTACAGGCAGGTGGTGTGGCTGGAGTTATTGTACAACAGCCTAATCGACATGGTATTATTGAAGACTTTACAGGCTTTGCTGATACTTGCCATGAAGAAAAGGCACTGTTCATTATTAACAGTGTTGCAGCTGACCTTGCTTTATTAAAGACACCAGGAGAATGGGGTGCAGACATTGCTATAGGCGATATTCAGAGTCTTGGACTTCCAATGGCATTTGGTGGACCATACGCTGGCTACATGTGTTCAACTGAAAAGCTAATGCGAAAACTCCCAGGTCGTATCGTTGGTAAGACATGCGATAGCCGTGGACAGCGTGTATTCGCACTGACACTACAAGCACGTGAACAGCATATCCGTCGTCAGAAAGCAACTTCAAACATCTGTTCTAACCAGAGTTTGATGGCGCTTTATGCTACAATCTACATGAGTATGATGGGAAAAGAGGGTATAAAAGAGGCTGCTCAGATGGGCTATGATGGTGCACATTACCTTTGCGAGCAACTCCTTAGTACAGGTAAAGTTAAGCTTGTTCACAACAAGCCTTTCTTTAATGAGTTCCTTATTCAAATAAAGGAACGCGATACCTTCTTCGACAAGGCTATCAAACAGGGTATTCTCCCAGGTATCAAGGTTGATGATGACAAACTCCTTATTGCCGTTACAGAGAAACGTACAAAAGAGGAGATTGATACACTCGTCGGATTATTATAG